A stretch of the Acyrthosiphon pisum isolate AL4f chromosome A2, pea_aphid_22Mar2018_4r6ur, whole genome shotgun sequence genome encodes the following:
- the LOC100159450 gene encoding sterile alpha and TIR motif-containing protein 1-like, with protein MVNSDYHLIFGNPDPMRQNTNSFEAENAKQNLYLLVKLVIEVNELIYRQHSDKKSSMVLQKLFVIIFNAWEEQTYKLSNALWNTFRHCGGMDSLTNNCGSEYEIEQFSNARFLGKCLTETSDYVLKNVEDKVLRIVCKYKTQVSSVDGLKFNFRIFENVFKHCEITFIDLNKIDGLGVLLDEWRRQEVLTLKQSLNVLFNLWRLYECPKNQNIMIKHNVHARFFTLMFNTEDNVKYYIAILVIDNEVRTAIIKSKIPTLIPISNLVNFCGQNQMCLEKRTPVLNSDSEKTSNASKVRIKKQLRKKSMFRAINVIKPLEKVAIFSNDTTSRLTDQSCQLIVEEVPYRPNTSVHQWSAEDVCKWFKKNGFSELANNLLENRVDGDLLLRFTEDELKNEIGIHNGIMKNRFIRELNNLKQSADYSSIDTTDLNSFLKSISSEYSVYTYPMLNAGVKRDSMRLLTDEQLKNDCGISNGVHRSCILASIKEMPVYVENTDKPYDVFISYKRSTDSLLASLLKVYLKIRGYNVFLDVKRSDDAKSRHHVLQTIRQTKNFIIVLTPGSLEKNLMDSSAGDIETLEFICEEVMTAEQTQCNIIPVLDNSFTWPPPALLPDDLKNLCNYNSINWVHEYQEACVKKLVTFMNQF; from the exons ATGGTCAACAGTGATTATCATCTGATATTCGGCAATCCAGATCCGATGCGACAGAACACAAACTCGTTCGAAGCAGAAAATGCCAAACAAAATTTATATCTTCTGGTAAAATTGGTAATCGAAGTAAACGAATTGATATATAGACAACATTCAGATAAAAAATCTTCAATGGTACTTCAAAAACTATTTGTAATCATTTTCAATGCATGGGAAGAGCAGACCTACAAACTCAGCAATGCCTTGTGGAACACTTTCAGACACTGTGGTGGAATGGATTCACTAACTAATAATTGTGGGTCAGAATATGAAATTGAACAGTTTTCGAATGCTAGATTTCTGGGAAAATGCCTAACAGAAACAAGCGACTATGTATTGAAAAACGTAGAAGATAAAGTGTTGCGCATAGTATGTAAATACAAAACCCAAGTTAGCTCGGTCGATGGACTTAAGTTTAATTTCA gaatctttgaaaatgtattcaaacaCTGCGAAATCACTTTCATTGATCTAAACAAAATCGATGGTTTGGGCGTACTTCTCGACGAGTGGCGACGACAAGAAGTCTTGACTCTTAAACAATCCCTCAATGTACTTTTCAACTTATGGAGGCTGTATGAATGtccaaaaaaccaaaatattatgataaagcaTAACGTACACGCACGGTTTTTCACGTTGATGTTTAATACTGAAGACAATGTCAAGTATTACATTGCCATTTTGGTCATCGATAATGAAGTCAGGACAGcaataattaaatctaaaataccGACGTTGATACCCATCtctaatttagttaatttctgTGGCCAAAACCAAATGTGCTTAGAAAAACGCACTCCTGTTTTGAATTCTGATAGCGAGAAAACGTCAAATGCGTCCAAAGTCAGAATCAAAAAACAGCTTAGAAAGAAAAGTATGTTCAGAGCGATAAACGTTATTAAACCACTAGAGAAGGTGGCCATTTTCTCTAATGACACAACATCCAGGTTAACTGATCAATCGTGTCAGTTGATCGTTGAAGAAGTTCCGTACAGGCCCAACACAAGTGTTCACCAGTGGTCGGCGGAGGACGTCTGTAAATGGTTCAAGAAGAATGGGTTTAGTGAGTTGGCCAACAATTTATTGGAAAATCGAGTTGATGGTGATCTATTATTGCGATTCACCGAAGATGAATTGAAAAACGAAATCGGAATACACAATGGAATAAtgaaaaatag atTTATAAGGgaactaaacaatttaaaacaatcagCCGATTACAGTAGTATCGACACAACTGATTTAAACTCGTTTCTAAAATCAATAAGTTCGGAGTATTCTGTGTACACATATCCCATGTTGAACGCTGGGGTCAAACGGGATTCAATGag GCTTTTAACTGATGAACAACTCAAAAATGATTGTGGAATTTCAAACGGTGTTCACCGAAGTTGTATATTAGCCTCGATCAAAg aaATGCCGGTGTACGTAGAAAACACGGACAAACCTTACGACGTGTTTATCAGTTACAAAAGATCTACTGATTCTCTGCTGGCTAG TTTGCTTaaagtatatttgaaaattcgagGTTACAATGTGTTCCTCGACGTGAAACGATCGGATGATGCCAAATCTCGACATCATGTATTGCAGACCATAAGACAGACgaagaattttattattgtgttgacGCCAGGTTCATTAGAGAAGAACTTGATGGATTCGTCAGCCGGTGATATCGAAACTTTAGAGTTTATTTGTGAG GAAGTAATGACCGCGGAACAAACCCAGTGCAATATAATACCAGTATTGGACAACAGTTTCACTTGGCCTCCACCTGCACTGCTACCAGACGACTTGAAAAACTTGTGCAATTACAACTCAATAAATTGGGTGCACGAATATCAGGAAGCGTGCGTGAAGAAGTTGGTAACGTTTATGAACCAATTTTAA
- the LOC100169429 gene encoding transmembrane 9 superfamily member 3, translating to MNTKRFAMDYLKVFVSFLVIHLTCLVNGDEHNHLYKSNEEVVLWMNTVGPYHNRQETYTYFSLPFCAGPKDSISHYHETLGEALQGVELIHSGLEMRFKEDISKVPFCQVNLDDNKLKAFIYAVRNHYWYQMYIDDLPIWGIVGELDETNNKYYIWTHKKFDIGFNDHHIVDVNLTSETKVELKVNTNIEFTYEINWKSSPIIYKDRFNKYLDPKFFQHRIHWFSIFNSFMMVIFLVGLVSMILLRTVRKDYARYSQDEEVDAMDKDLGDEYGWKQVHGDVFRPASYPMLFSAIIGCGHHITLVTLVVITFTIIGDLYTERGSLLGTSIFVYAVTSPVNGYFGGALYAKMGGRIWIRQMLLSAFLLPSLVCGMAFLINFIAIYYHASRAIPFGSMVAVACICVFVILPLTLVGTLLGRNLSGQPDYPCRVNAVPRPIPEKKWFMEPLIITMLGGILPFGSIFIEMYFIFTSFWAYKIYYVYGFMLLVVLILMVVTVCVTIVCTYFLLNAEDYRWQWTSFAAAASTAFYVYLYSFYYFMFKTKMYGLFQTAFYFGYMALFSIALGIMCGTVGYIGAHAFVRKIYTTVKID from the exons ATGAACACCAAACGGTTTGCGATGGATTATCTCAAAGTTTTCGTCTCGTTTTTGGTCATACACTTGACGTGTCTTGTTAATGGCGACGAACACAATCATTTG tataaAAGTAATGAGGAGGTGGTATTGTGGATGAACACTGTCGGTCCATATCATAATCGACAAGAAACATATACTTACTTTAGTTTGCCGTTTTGTGCGGGCCCTAAAGATTCAATTAGTCATTATCATGAAACACTCGGTGAAGCTTTACAGGGTGTTGAGCTTATACACAGTGGACTGGAAATGCGTTTTAAAG AGGACATATCTAAAGTACCATTCTGTCAAGTAAACTTGGATGATAACAAATTAAAAGCATTTATATATGCCGTACGAAATCACTACTGGTATCAAATGTATATTGACGATCTTCCGATTTggg GGATTGTTGGAGAACTAGATGaaactaataacaaatattatatatggacacacaaaaaatttgatattgGCTTTAATGATCATCATATTGTTGATGTAAATTTGACTTCAGAGACTAAAGTTGAACTTAAAGTTAATACTAATATTGAATTtacttatgaaattaattgGAAATCATctcctattatttataaagatcgtttcaataaatatttggaTCCTAAATTCTTCCAGCACAGA ATACATTGGTTTAGTATTTTCAACAGTTTTATGATGGTTATATTTTTAGTTGGATTAGTATCTATGATTTTATTGCGAACTGTGCGAAAAGATTATGCTCGTTACAGTCAAGACGAAGAAGTTGATGCtatg gaCAAGGATTTGGGTGACGAATATGGATGGAAGCAAGTTCATGGCGATGTTTTCCGTCCAGCATCTTATCCTATGCTTTTCTCTGCCATTATTGGATGTGGTCACCACATCACTCTAGTCACTCTCGTAGTtataacatttacaataattggaGATTTATATACaga ACGAGGATCGTTATTGGGTACATCAATATTTGTGTATGCTGTAACTTCTCCTGTTAATGGTTATTTTGGTGGAGCCTTATATGCTAAGATGGGTGGACGTATTTGGATTAGACAGATGTTGTTATCTGCATTTTTATTACCTTCACTTGTTTGTGGCATGGCATtccttattaattttattgcaatCTATTATCATGCATCTCGTGCCATTCCATTTGGTTCAATG GTCGCAGTAGCCTGTATATGTGTTTTTGTGATATTACCTCTTACATTGGTTGGAACTTTGCTAGGTCGAAATTTGTCTGGGCAACCAGATTACCCTTGCAGAGTAAATGCTGTACCAAGACCTATACCAGAGAAAAAATGGTTTATGGAACCTTTAATAATCACAATGCTTGGCGGAATACTGCCCTTTGgatcaatatttattgaaat gtattttatatttacttcatTTTGggcatacaaaatatattatgtttatggatTTATGCTGCTAGTTGTTTTGATACTTATGGTGGTAACTGTTTGTGTCACAATTGTATGTACTTATTTTCTACTTAATGCTGAAGATTATAGATG GCAATGGACAAGTTTTGCAGCAGCAGCATCAACTGCATTTTACGTTTAtctgtattcattttattactttatgtttaaaacaaa aatGTATGGACTTTTTCAAACTGCATTCTATTTTGGTTACATGGCATTATTCAGCATTGCTTTAGGAATCATGTGTGGTACTGTGGGTTACATTGGTGCTCATGCTTTTGTGCGCAAAATTTACACTACTGTCAAGATTGATTGA